The window CTTAGTAAATGGGATGGGGAGAGCAGAATACCCTGGACCCCTTACCACAGGGATCTGTATTTGTTATCTACTTGGTGGGAAAGGTTGGATCTCAGTGAGCTACAGGATAAACAGCTTTAGTATCAACACATACAGACATATTTGCTTGCACAAATTGAGATGGacagctgggatgggggggactAGAAGACAGAGATGCTGCCCCTGTACGTCATTTTCAGTCAATATGAAGAGCTGAAACTCAACAATTAGCTAAATAATGAAGACAACCTAAACCTCCTGggaaagctgcttctctttttgcGCCCCACTACAATCATACTTGCTTCATGCTTACATTTGTCATTAGTATATCAGTTACATCTGGTCCAATATACTGACAGTCAAATGACTTGACAATTCTCATCAGCTCTAGCCTGAAAAACCTCACTGTGTTACAATTTAGAAAGTATAAAGCACATACCTGATAGTACCAACCCAACTGGCCTAGATTCTTAGTTGCAGTCTCAGACATGTCTAAGCATGAGGCTTCTCCTGAATAATTGTAATATAAGTTTACTGCCTGGAAAACATTCTGCAGCAACAATTTGTCAGAGAGACTGGGATCCTTCAAGAACTTGCAGACTTCCTGCAACAAACAAAGAAGGGGGGGATCTaaatctgcaagaaaaacattaataCATGATACCTGACGGCATATCAATTTTTTTGAAGTATGTCAGACCACTTCCAGAAAGTGTCTTTCTATGCAATGATATATCATACTCTTAGCATTATCACAAAGAACAGTATTCCATTTGCATAGTGCGTGCTGCTATGAGGAACCTGAAACTTTACATTTCCTgattaaaactttaaaagcagTGCAACCTTAATATTGCATTCACTAAGCTTTTCAATTCATTTcctgttctttaaaataaataatacttaaTAAAGAGTATTTAGCTCCTCTAATGAAAGATAAGACATGCAAATATATAACAAAACAGCTCCAGGTATAGATTGGGGTTCCCTGCAGTTTGCTGTAGTACAAATGGAAACATCCATGTAAGAAAAGTTCTAATACTTAAGTCCTTTTATACAGTAGCATTGCAAAATTCTTACTTTGCGTTTGTAAAATATCAGGTGGTAGAACAAGGCAGTGTTTTGCCAGTGAAAAATTAAGAGCAATCTTGAGTAGAATTTAACTCAAAATGTAACTGAGGATGCAAgtagtggaaaaaaccccaaaaacaaatAGATAACAACAGCTACTGCCCCAGAAAGTTTtgatcttaattttcttttttgttttttaaagcaccaGTATTCTCTTTGGCAAGGCTTTCTCCTTACCCCGCTCTCATGGAGCTGGGACTAATACAAGAACAGTGAAGGGTAAAAGCTGTGAATCTGAGCTCCCAGTCCATCGGAAGAACCCAGAATTACTCTCTGCAGGGAGAGCACAGACAGCTCTACAAGggaaatttttatatttcactATTGTTTAATAGccaaaaaaatttgtattttatctaTCTTACCTGCCATACACAGTAACCCAAAGCCATGCAGGGAAATTCAGCTAgagtcttaaaagaaaaacactccAAGAAAATAGAAACCTTGGAGAAAGCACTGCAGATAAACAGAACTGCACAAGTGAAGGTTTGCAAATGTGAAAAGTGGTTCTGCTTTGAGAAGTGACTTTACAAGGAATAAATTTGTGGGGATCACCATTTATTTTCACTAGCTCTCCCCCATCAAAAAAGGCATAGCCTCAAAACTTCCTCTTTAATTGCAAGCTCTGTCAGGTAAGCCTGGCATCAGAAGCTCTAATTGCATGTGCTTTTTGTGCAACATTTCTGCTCCTCAGGAACAACTCTGCACGACAGCTGAGTTTCAGTCATCCCTGGCACTTTTCTTCTGGGCTCTTGATGCAACCTATTAGTCCTACAAGTAGCAGTCAGTCAACAAACCGGCTGATGTACAAGAAGATATTGCCCTGGTTCTCTTTTCAGCCATGTTGGTTCTACAGAgccaaaaataaaggaaaaggtgcaggctgggagagaaagagagaattaGTTAAACCAAATGGTCAATTCTACAAGACACTGGTTCTCAATTACCTGTACAGGCCAAGCTGGCAGAGGCTGTAAGAAGTCAGCTTTATAGGGATAGTTCACCATAGCCAAGTTCACCCATGTTTCACTCAGCCAATTTTTCAATATAGCAGCATCCTGAAGATTTTTTAATGGGCTGCACAAACGAAATGCACTGGAAAGCCACTGTAAACCAgcatctttaataaaaaaataaaataacgtTTAATATATTGTTCCATTAACTCATAGGTCAGTTGTGCTGctgctaaaaaatattttcattcagcGTAACTAATCTGGTGAAATTATTCCACATCCATAGCATAGCAGATCAAATTTTAGTCAGCACCtctaaatgaaaggaaatacaaTCTGCATATTTCAGTGTATGGGTATGTCACAGCTAAGATAACGTTATCTAAAAATCCAAAGATTTACAAgacatttggcttttttttttttttgataggaAGTAACATCAGAGCACTCTTCTTccaatgaaaggaaaacttcAGATCAGCTAGCTCATAGTGCAAGGTCTATTAATAGATAGCTCTCTTGGGACTCCCCTGgcctttcattattttatctGGTCTAGAACTCATCCAGTTCAGCTTCTCTGATTTTCATTAGTTAACTCATCATACCAGGCTTTGTCTTTAATACACTCAACTCaagcagcaagattttttttttgtaaattgaaTTCCTTTGCTACACAGTGACCTCATCtgatatagaatcatagaatcatttacaTCGGAAAAGacttaagatcatcaagtcccaccctaaacctaacactgccaaatccatcactaaaccacgtccctaagcaccacgtctacacgtcttttaaatacctccagggatggtgccTCAACCACCTccctaggcagcctgttccacaACTAGAcagccctttcagtgaagaaatgtttcttaatatccaatctaaaccttccctggcacaacctgaggccatttcctcttgtcctattgcttgttacttgggaaaagagactgaTACCCACTtagctacaacctcctttcacatagtcatagaatcatttaggttgaaaAAGACCCTTAATATCATGGAGTCCAACTGAGTCCCTAGCACTGAATCCATAAGGATGGCAGTGATTTTCTATACTGATTGCCTCAGTTGGtattgaaactttttttttttttaagagtaatgACTATCTGCCTTACTTTGTCAGAAGGAATACAAGGGTTGAGGGTCTGATCTGGAGTCAGCTCCTGTCTGATCTTAGGGATGTTTGGTCCTGGACACTGAATCACACCAGGTATGAAGCTTGTGATCCAAaccagacatttaaaaataatgcaaagctTATTTGGCAGTTTTCAATACTAAGagtatagtttaaaaaaaaaaatcaatacatgGCTTTCACCTGTATATAACAAGCTTTCTGATTTTATGAAGTTGTAACATTACGACCCTTTAAAAAAGTATTGGTGAGGGCTCACCTGTTGAGGAAAGGTGGTTAATGGCGTTCCAGGAATTCCGGATGCTTTCTGAGCAGCCTGTCCCACTCTTTTTGAAATCATTAGTCACTATGCTGAAATAAGCACCACATGGAACCAAATCACCGAACTGCCAGATTGGGGCAGAGGCTGCCAGAGCTCTGCAAAAGGACATAAAGATGGTTTGGAAAAGCACATGCATCCTGAACCCCTGCAAAGTGAGCTTCCATCCTCTATACCCTCCCCACAGCCACTATCTGAGTAGCATTTATAATTCAGCTTGGACACTGAGCCATAGGTGAACTAACCATAACACTGCAAAACTATTCTGTAGATCTGCATGCAAAGGCTATAAGTATTAGACCCTCATACAAAGATATCAGTAAATACATCAAGTAGAAACTCAAACTTgcttactttattattttttcattctcatCTAGCAACTAGGTCTTTCTCACTAGGCATTGTGCAAACTCAACTGAAAAAAGCCCTTGCCCACAAAAATCTACTCCTTAGCAGACAAAGGTAGGGGAATTACTAATCTTGTTTCCCAGAAGGGAACTAAGGCATCAAAGAGATTAAAGACCTGCCTCAAGTCACCAGGAAGTCTGGTGACCCTAGAAAAATTAGGTGCAAAGTCAGTGTTCATAATAATTGGTTTTACAAAACTAACAGATAGCTCTGAAAATATACACCATCCAGTACCTGCTGACCTACAGCTGTCTTTTTAAGGCAAACAGTGCCTCTTCCCAAATTCAATGTAACTTAATTCCTCCTCCCAGTAAATATTGAAAAACTCATGCCAGCTTGAATTATGGTacttctcccagtgctgtaATATTTATAGCACAGAAGTAACAAATGCCTACTCTGCATTTGACCAGGATGAGTACACTCACCCAACTACCACGTGGGGGTACTTCATCCTAAACCAGGCTGCAAGCATTCCTCCATAAGATCCTCCTATAGCTATGACAGGACTGTAACGGGCTCCTGCAATTGTCGTCTTTAAGTACTCAATCAGTACTGCAAAGTCTGCCAGAGCTTGTTCTGACGTCAGGTAATTCAGATGCTTGGAATCCTGAGACAAAGAAAGCAGGTGAGTTATTTCCAGCAGCAGTCTTTCTAttccccacagcagctgctgagttCTAAATCTGTGCCCGataacaaattaaatatttgtctttgcaGGTGTCCCTTGAAGTGCTAGAAAATctcagattattatttttttaaatgataaaaataagataGTTGTGTGTTTCTAGCACATCTAAATCTTACTCAGGCTAACAGTCATTGCAAGAATTATGACAGGCAGAATTATGTTTGTATACAACATACAAGGAAGACAAAAGACAACACTTACACTGAAAGACTCATTCCCAAACGGCAAAGATTCTCCGTAATATCTATGTTCAGCAAATACTAACATGGCATTAAGTTCTTCGGCCACATCCCACATAAAACCCTGGTTGAAAGAAAGtagtcatttaaataaattgattcaattattttcaaagtCTCTACTTTCAGTCTAGTATATTACAACTCTTATCAATTAGAAAGATATCACAATCAAAATACAACTATAAAGACagagtttggttttaaatttggttttaaatttggttttaaagtaTCACTGAAGtacaaaaacatacaaaacagATATCCCTCCAGAGACCAGGacacatacaaagaaaatatgtctATTTTAATGCTGCCAAATATTAAACAGTATTGTTTTGTGAGTACATACAGGGAATCCTGCCAGAACTTCTATAGCACAAGCTTAActcatacaaaataaaaaacactacagaaaaaaagcatgcGTTTGAGTTAGGGCTACtttacaggaaacaaaatttgttTGGCAATAAGAAATAACCTAGAGCATTGCAATACACTTATTTTCAACTAATAAATAACTTCTACTTGTTATTACTTGTTGACAGCAGCTTGTTACCACCAGTTATAGAAACAGGCAGACAGAGATCACCTGCTGACAGAACAAAGTGTGTAAGCAGTCCTTAGTTGCTCTGAGCCCAGCACATGCCACCTCCTGTTGCGTTACTGGACTTTGTATTGAAGTGGCTGAAAAATGCCCACACACGCCATTCTGCATTTGTATCAGTCGGGGAAGTTAAAAACTTCCACAGGTCTTATCAGAGAACAAGAATCATCTATCCTTGATTTCCAGCCCTCTTCATTTCatatggttggtttttttttttcctctccgtAAGAAAAACCCTCCCATTTTACTTGGGGACTCTGAAGTACTGGAATAGGTACAATTTGGTCCAGTTTTTTGCATTCTTAGCTTGAGGCACCTTACAGTGTTTCCCCTAGAAATTTTCTTCACTACTCCAGGATGTTAATACAAGTGCATCACTTCGATTTTATGGGTTTCAAACAGTACCCTGAACTCCCTAAaacttttcctgtgcttttttccagctttttcttcctcctatAACAATCATAACCATTACAAACTTCTCTTTAAATGACATTCTGACACTGTGTGCTTGTTCCTCCTTATTTTTCAGTCAGCCACTACTGGAAAAAAGGATTGTAATTCAAGAATCTATTCTCCACATACCGTATTGTTGCAGAACCATGTGATGTCTCCTTCATTGCCTGTGTAAAATAGTATTGGTCCATTGTCTTTATTCCAGTGCTGATCTGCTACTAGATACCGCTGCTGGAACGTAAGATTTTCATCAAATCCAAAGTGATCAATCTGTAAGAACAGGGAACAACATGTTCAAAAGCTACAATTGATCATGGAGTCCACTGCAAGTGCTGACAGTCACTTTGCagttgaaaaataaaggaaaaccaaGAAAGTTTTACTAAGATAAAATATGACattgaattaatttctattGTTACATTCCTAATGCATTAAAATTCTTGTGCTTTATGAAAGAAACTAGCCAAAATTATAGGTGTATCTACTGAAggagaaatgttattttcagctATAAAAAATTTCCATGTTCTTTTTATAGTATCATACTTAACATGAGATATTCTAAATATATTTAGGAAATCAGACAAATCTGCTGAGGCAGTCACAAAATATctgatgaaataaaactgtatcAAAAAGTAAGAAGAGTCATCAAATGTTTTGAGTCTTAGAAAAATTCCTTACTagccttatttaaaaaaaaaaaaaaccaaaaccagcaaaaccccctcctctttctctcctccttttggCATAAGATTGACATTTAAAGAGATTCTTGTTAGAAAgtattggtttgggttttttttaattcttagaaAATCCTATTTTTCTGTACTACTTGTGCTATTGACAGATTTTTCAGATAGTTTTATGgagtgctgcttctctccttgCAATTTTCACTAATTCACATCcccatcttttttccccacaaatatTGCAAGCCTGTACACACCACTTAACCTAAACCCCACAGTGTTAGCTTTATTCCCTCattagaaatttaatttcaattcCTAAGGTCACGTTTTCAGCTTTTATTCACACTGCTTTGTATGCACTATCCCCCTTGACCCTTCCCCAAGCATTCATCCACACTGGAAAGTTTATCAGTTGCTTTTACAAGGTAACTCCCTGCATATGGACATAATCTTACTCTGGAATACCCACACAGGCTTTtactataaaaaataaaaaactaaaccaaaacacaaaaccactaCAGAAGAGCTATGCTGCTTAACTACCACATATTCACAAACCATCACTACTTTTATTCGTTGGTTGAAGATGACCTGTGGTTTTGCAATTTTCACTTCCGTCAGCACAAAGcatcatcttttcctttcatattgTTTCTTGCTGGCGGTAACAGCCTGACATCTGCTGGCTTGAACATCTCTGCTCACCCATCTGCCTTTACACCAACAACTCTGCCAAATCTCTCAGATGCTCCAGGAATCAGCGTTCCACATTTCCTGTTTTGAGGATATCTGCAAGTTAATGTTAAAAAGCAGGAAACTGCACACAAATCCAAGCACTGGCTCCTAACAGTGACCTAACTGCTAGGcagactcctccaggcagctcAGGAAAGCCTAACTCTTGACCTGCAGGATCCAACTACTCCACACCATGTACTTATATGGGGTTTGGGTCAAAGAGAGTGCAGGAACTTAAGATGTACAATCTGCTGCAAAGTATCTTTTCCAAACTCTCTCAAAGCTTACTCGCTCTTGGGCTGAAGTGAAAGGACAGTTAGTCATGTTGTAACTCACTGCTGGCAGGACAGTCTGTGCATGAGGCTTGACAAAGAAACAAGGTGTGATTAGACGTAGAAAGGCAGAACAAGGCCAACAACTGAAAAAGTCTTTGGTCATAAGACCTTGggataattaaaaagaattattagaTAAGgcacatcagaaaaaaagcacagtatAGTTTAATAAACCCCAATACTATTAGAAAGTACAACAAATGTATCTTTTGTTCTAGGTCTGTTTGTAAAGCAGAGAAGTATGTTTTTCTATTTAACTTTTCTGGTTAGGCTGCTAGCCAGAGATCAGAAAAAATAAGCTCATGTGTCCTGTTCACCTTTTATGGAAtcatctaaaattaaaaatttagcTTTAAAACGCGATT of the Grus americana isolate bGruAme1 chromosome 1, bGruAme1.mat, whole genome shotgun sequence genome contains:
- the PRCP gene encoding lysosomal Pro-X carboxypeptidase isoform X1; this translates as MLRLLLFLLLLGVPGALPAPPRHRRGAAPPTAPYLTRYLTQQIDHFGFDENLTFQQRYLVADQHWNKDNGPILFYTGNEGDITWFCNNTGFMWDVAEELNAMLVFAEHRYYGESLPFGNESFSDSKHLNYLTSEQALADFAVLIEYLKTTIAGARYSPVIAIGGSYGGMLAAWFRMKYPHVVVGALAASAPIWQFGDLVPCGAYFSIVTNDFKKSGTGCSESIRNSWNAINHLSSTDAGLQWLSSAFRLCSPLKNLQDAAILKNWLSETWVNLAMVNYPYKADFLQPLPAWPVQEVCKFLKDPSLSDKLLLQNVFQAVNLYYNYSGEASCLDMSETATKNLGQLGWYYQACTEMVMPMCTDGVNDMFEPQKWDFDALSEECYRLWGVRPRPSWVLSMYGGKNISSYSNIVFSNGGLDPWSAGGVTQNITDSLVAIVIPDGAHHLDLRSHNPLDPKSVQQARALEISYMKQWIEKARHSY
- the PRCP gene encoding lysosomal Pro-X carboxypeptidase isoform X2, encoding MWDVAEELNAMLVFAEHRYYGESLPFGNESFSDSKHLNYLTSEQALADFAVLIEYLKTTIAGARYSPVIAIGGSYGGMLAAWFRMKYPHVVVGALAASAPIWQFGDLVPCGAYFSIVTNDFKKSGTGCSESIRNSWNAINHLSSTDAGLQWLSSAFRLCSPLKNLQDAAILKNWLSETWVNLAMVNYPYKADFLQPLPAWPVQEVCKFLKDPSLSDKLLLQNVFQAVNLYYNYSGEASCLDMSETATKNLGQLGWYYQACTEMVMPMCTDGVNDMFEPQKWDFDALSEECYRLWGVRPRPSWVLSMYGGKNISSYSNIVFSNGGLDPWSAGGVTQNITDSLVAIVIPDGAHHLDLRSHNPLDPKSVQQARALEISYMKQWIEKARHSY